One Brassica napus cultivar Da-Ae chromosome C2, Da-Ae, whole genome shotgun sequence DNA window includes the following coding sequences:
- the LOC106385849 gene encoding probable long-chain-alcohol O-fatty-acyltransferase 2, translating into MEEELRNMLKIWVSALISISYCYYISSKISKGFLRLLSLLPTFIIFLLIPLFFSSVHFCVISAFFLTWLANFKLALFAFDQEPLSPLPSSLSRFFCFACFPIKTNQKPSSSQTYNKPMSKWVLASKIIIFSFLLHLYSNNYHNGLSQLPFLAIFTIHIYLESEFILFSTGTLLSTLLGCEIERVFNEPYLATSLQDFWSRRWNRMVPSVLRPTVHIPVQQFTTPLIGPNLAFYAGVLATFLVSGLMHELIYFYIIRKSPTWEVTCFFVLHGVVTSLEIWVKQMRLCPPPHRAVSSLVVVVFVFVTAGWLFTPQVLRNNVHKRVINECLFVIDFVKSHLVNIVM; encoded by the coding sequence ATGGAAGAAGAGTTGAGAAACATGCTCAAGATATGGGTCTCTGCCTTAATCTCCATATCTTACTGTTATTACATCTCTTCAAAAATTTCCAAAGGTTTTCTTCgtctcctctctctccttcccaccttcatcatctttcttcttattcctctcttcttctcttctgtcCACTTCTGTGTCATCTCTGCTTTCTTCCTCACATGGCTCGCAAACTTCAAGCTCGCTCTCTTTGCTTTTGATCAAGAACCTTTAAGCCCACTTCCTTCATCTCTCTCCCGTTTCTTCTGCTTCGCTTGTTTTCCCATCAAAACCAACCAAAAACCTTCTTCAAGTCAAACCTACAACAAACCTATGTCTAAATGGGTTCTTGCttccaaaattataatattttccttCTTATTACACCTCTATAGTAATAACTACCATAACGGTTTATCTCAGTTACCTTTCTTGGCTATCTTTACCATTCATATCTACCTTGAGTCAGAGTTCATCTTATTTTCCACCGGTACGTTGCTTTCTACACTTCTTGGTTGTGAAATCGAACGGGTCTTCAACGAGCCTTACTTGGCTACTTCATTACAAGACTTCTGGAGTCGTAGATGGAACCGCATGGTCCCATCAGTTCTACGTCCGACCGTTCACATCCCGGTTCAGCAGTTTACCACTCCCTTAATCGGTCCAAACCTGGCTTTTTATGCTGGTGTGTTGGCGACGTTTCTTGTCTCCGGGTTAATGCATGAGcttatttacttttatattatCCGTAAGTCTCCAACTTGGGAAGTCACTTGTTTCTTTGTGTTGCATGGAGTTGTAACTTCTTTGGAGATATGGGTGAAGCAGATGCGGTTGTGTCCTCCACCGCATCGAGCTGTCTCGAGTCTTGTGGTTGTGGTGTTTGTGTTCGTTACGGCCGGTTGGTTGTTTACACCTCAAGTGCTGAGAAATAATGTGCATAAGAGAGTGATAAATgaatgtttgtttgttatagACTTTGTCAAATCACACCTTGTTAACATTGTAATGTAA